The Thiorhodovibrio frisius genome segment CCAGCGGCAGAGGCACTCCCACCACCGGCAACAGCCCGACCACCATGCCTGTGTTGACAAACAGATAGGTAAAAAACACCATGCTGATGGCCCCGCCGAGCAGCCGCGAGTAGCTGTTCGGCGCGCGTGCTGCGATATAAAGCCCGCGAAAAATAATAAACAGATAGACCAGTAGCAACGCGAGAATGCCGATCAGCCCAAACTCCTCGCCAAGCACCGCGAAAATAAAATCCGTCGAGCGCTCCGGCAGAAACTCCAGATGCGACTGGGTGCCGTGGAACCAGCCTTTGCCATGGATTCCGCCCGAGCCAATTGCAATTTGCGACTGAATGATGTGATAACCGGAGCCGAGCGGGTCAGATTGCGGGTCGAGAAACGTCAGCACGCGCTGGCGTTGGTAATCGTGCATTAAAAACCACAATATCGGCGCCGCACCAGCTGCCAACGCGCCAAGCAGCCCGATCAGACGCCAACTCAGCCCAGCCATGAAAAGCACCATGACTGCGGCGCTGGTTACCATTAAAGCGGTGCCCAAATCCGGCTGCCGGGCAATCAGCAGCACCGGCACGGCGGTGATGATCACAGCCACCAGGATGCGCCCCAGACTGGGCGGCAAGGCCGCGCCCGAGAGAAACCAGGCCAGCATCATGGGGACCGCCAGCTTGAGCAACTCAGATGGCTGAAAGCGAAACAGGCCGAGATCAAGCCAGCGCTGCGCACCCTTGCCAATCTCCCCGGTCACAGCCACCGCAACCAGCATGGCCACGCCAAAAACAAAGAGCGGCAGCGACAATCGGCGCAGATAATCGGGATGAATCTGCGCCATCCCCATCAT includes the following:
- the rodA gene encoding rod shape-determining protein RodA, with the translated sequence MFSDILAGGDDRGLFARLHIDLPLLLGLLVLCGCGLAILFSATEQSSGQVERQLLRLGLALGVMMGMAQIHPDYLRRLSLPLFVFGVAMLVAVAVTGEIGKGAQRWLDLGLFRFQPSELLKLAVPMMLAWFLSGAALPPSLGRILVAVIITAVPVLLIARQPDLGTALMVTSAAVMVLFMAGLSWRLIGLLGALAAGAAPILWFLMHDYQRQRVLTFLDPQSDPLGSGYHIIQSQIAIGSGGIHGKGWFHGTQSHLEFLPERSTDFIFAVLGEEFGLIGILALLLVYLFIIFRGLYIAARAPNSYSRLLGGAISMVFFTYLFVNTGMVVGLLPVVGVPLPLVSYGGTSLVTIMAGFGILMSIHTSKYS